One Lycium barbarum isolate Lr01 chromosome 5, ASM1917538v2, whole genome shotgun sequence genomic window carries:
- the LOC132642115 gene encoding uncharacterized protein LOC132642115 codes for MTIPSHTHIRRGNKNPNKHVSFKRFISASVTQRVTCKQVAVAGTNSKDIKAVLKSRSDIPACLSVEVFWLTEQEKLIYTQLLILLGDRDKFEGKLEQLFNPLLIMVLMSKIILTEIGPFNFYLIKYQSVYHMLY; via the coding sequence ATGACAATACCCAGCCATACACATATCAGAAGGGGGAACAAGAATCCAAACAAACACGTTTCATTCAAGCGCTTCATCTCAGCCTCTGTTACTCAACGCGTTACATGCAAACAGGTCGCAGTAGCTGGTACCAACTCCAAAGATATAAAGGCAGTGTTGAAATCAAGAAGTGATATACCTGCATGTTTATCTGTGGAAGTATTTTGGCTGACAGAGCAAGAGAAGCTGATATATACACAGCTTCTTATACTCCTAGGGGATAGGGAcaaatttgaaggaaaattagAGCAGTTGTTCAATCCCTTATTGATAATGGTACTGATGTCAAAGATTATATTGACTGAAATAGGTCCCTTCAACTTTTATCTTATAAAGTATCAGAGTGTATACCACATGCTTTATTGA